ACTCGACCTAACCAACTCCGAAGCTGTCGATGCGTATCTTGAAAAACACCAGCCTGATTTGGTCCTCAATGCCGCTGCCTACACAGCCGTTGATAATGCCGAGAGCGAACCAGAACAGGCAAGGCGCTTAAACGCCAAACTGCCCGCGCAACTGGCTAATTACGCCGCGAAGCGGAGCATCCCCCTGGTGCATTACTCAACGGATTACGTTTACCCAGGCAGCGGCGAAACACCCTGGCAGGAAGACAGCCCCACTGGCCCGCTAAGCGTCTACGGTGAAACCAAACTGGAAGGGGATCAAGCGGTGTCTGAAAGCGGTGCCAGCTACCTGGTTTTTCGCACTAGCTGGGTGTATGCCGCCCGTGGCAACAACTTCATGAAAACCATGCTTCGCCTAGGCCGCGAGCGAGACACGCTGAATATCGTTAACGATCAAATAGGCGCGCCCACCCCCGCACGTTTAATCGCTCAAATCACCGCGTTGTCTTTCGTGGCTCATGGC
This genomic window from Halomonas sp. TD01 contains:
- the rfbD gene encoding dTDP-4-dehydrorhamnose reductase; this encodes MNILITGGNGQVGFELQRQFAPFGTILAPTRQELDLTNSEAVDAYLEKHQPDLVLNAAAYTAVDNAESEPEQARRLNAKLPAQLANYAAKRSIPLVHYSTDYVYPGSGETPWQEDSPTGPLSVYGETKLEGDQAVSESGASYLVFRTSWVYAARGNNFMKTMLRLGRERDTLNIVNDQIGAPTPARLIAQITALSFVAHGTRLSIHIPQGIYHLAPRGETNWHDFASEIFNQARELKEVLAITPEGVAGISTVEYPTPAQRPLNSRMALGKLESALGITMPPWQSQLALTLKEYLDNF